The Rhodothermales bacterium genome has a window encoding:
- a CDS encoding T9SS type A sorting domain-containing protein encodes MTDFFLRSLGLLALFTLLGVTSQPALAQWERMDRNAGLPDGVPAGLWYDGQTLFTLWTAPSSVVVSLYSSADLGASWSPVAGFTPVAGVPTLQAVVNGRMILAALLGNATAVAFLTSDDGGTTWSYKEQPGLGQPSAIAYGNGRWYLSTASFLYVSTDDMQTWTQSSSGGAGSGVLLTDNAGSLLANRSGLAYRSADDGATWTAIAIPGNFLNFFSGAWQVGTTFYLKNVGDGQVHRSEDGGATWTSYTSFGDFNWANALVAANGETWIPYTTSVGGANFFLSTDAAVTATAAFDLTGYPLSSSATPCFGVPKLAGNYLFISANLCFNDQNGIYRYALATDTAAERTPEHPDALDASPMGLPYPNPARTAVTVPLNLQPGSSARIHMVDLLGRTVRTWTAHPTADRLTLDLSGVPAGMYVLHTGAHARPLVVR; translated from the coding sequence ATGACCGATTTCTTCCTCCGATCCCTAGGCCTGTTGGCCCTGTTCACCCTTCTGGGCGTCACGTCCCAACCCGCCCTCGCCCAGTGGGAACGGATGGATCGGAACGCCGGGCTTCCCGATGGCGTGCCTGCTGGCCTGTGGTATGACGGGCAGACCCTCTTCACCTTGTGGACCGCTCCCTCGTCCGTGGTCGTATCGTTGTACTCGTCGGCCGATCTGGGCGCATCCTGGAGCCCGGTTGCCGGCTTCACGCCCGTGGCAGGCGTTCCCACTCTTCAAGCCGTCGTCAACGGACGGATGATTCTGGCCGCCCTTCTCGGAAACGCTACAGCGGTGGCCTTCCTGACCTCCGACGACGGAGGTACCACCTGGTCCTACAAGGAACAGCCTGGCCTCGGTCAGCCCAGCGCCATCGCCTACGGGAACGGACGCTGGTACCTGTCGACCGCCTCCTTCCTGTACGTCTCGACCGATGACATGCAAACTTGGACCCAGTCCTCATCGGGCGGCGCGGGCTCCGGTGTCCTGCTCACGGACAATGCGGGGTCGCTCCTGGCCAACCGGTCGGGTCTCGCGTACCGCTCGGCGGATGACGGTGCCACCTGGACGGCCATTGCCATTCCCGGCAACTTCCTGAACTTTTTCTCCGGAGCGTGGCAGGTCGGCACCACGTTCTACCTCAAGAACGTCGGTGACGGACAGGTCCACCGCAGTGAAGACGGCGGCGCGACGTGGACGTCATACACATCGTTCGGCGATTTCAACTGGGCGAATGCCCTGGTCGCGGCCAACGGCGAGACGTGGATACCCTATACGACCAGCGTTGGAGGGGCCAATTTCTTCCTCTCCACCGACGCCGCCGTCACCGCGACGGCTGCGTTCGATCTGACGGGATACCCTCTGTCGTCCTCCGCCACGCCGTGCTTCGGCGTCCCGAAACTCGCGGGCAACTACCTGTTCATCAGCGCCAACCTGTGTTTCAACGATCAGAACGGCATCTACCGATACGCGCTGGCCACCGACACGGCCGCCGAACGAACCCCTGAACATCCAGATGCCCTCGACGCATCCCCCATGGGCCTGCCCTACCCCAACCCGGCGCGGACCGCCGTCACGGTGCCCCTCAATTTGCAGCCCGGCTCTTCAGCACGCATCCACATGGTCGATCTGCTCGGGCGCACGGTCCGGACCTGGACTGCACACCCCACCGCCGACAGGCTGACACTCGACCTCTCGGGCGTGCCAGCCGGCATGTATGTGCTGCACACCGGCGCCCACGCACGACCGCTGGTAGTCCGCTGA